In a genomic window of Leptolyngbya sp. SIO1E4:
- a CDS encoding acyl-CoA dehydrogenase family protein → MPAISPSKPLDIFAKDYLTVAQDVSAILAEQAAQHDAEAGLPIEEIATLKESGLLLLPIPRQFGGAGATWPQLYRVVQILANASGSIGQIYANHMTLVNVPAVLGRPGQDEHYYRLTAQSNALWANALNARDARLKIEATPEGFRVNGVKSFGTGVAIADFNLIGAAMDGAEDPVAFVIPGDRSGVSYNHDWHNMGQRRTVSGSYTFKDVQVSPDEILGPPPVPTSGFPTLVFLVAQLGKVYTYLGIAEGALNAAKDYTNLTARPWQNAGVDQASQDPYILQQYGELWADLQAAIALADKAALQVQTGWEKNIDLTLEERGEIAIPVAAAKATAIKVGLNLVNQVFDVMGARATASRYGFDRYWRDLRTFSLHDPRAYKYKTIGNWFLNQVFPTPSQYS, encoded by the coding sequence ATGCCAGCAATATCCCCGTCAAAACCCCTCGACATTTTTGCCAAAGATTATTTGACTGTGGCTCAAGACGTCTCAGCCATTCTGGCGGAGCAGGCTGCCCAACACGACGCAGAAGCAGGGCTGCCCATTGAAGAAATTGCCACGCTCAAAGAATCGGGGTTACTCCTGCTGCCGATTCCCCGACAATTTGGGGGCGCTGGGGCAACCTGGCCTCAGCTCTATCGTGTGGTGCAGATCTTGGCGAATGCCAGTGGTTCTATTGGCCAAATCTATGCCAATCACATGACGCTGGTGAACGTGCCCGCTGTTCTGGGCCGTCCGGGTCAAGACGAACATTACTATCGTCTAACCGCGCAGAGCAATGCCTTGTGGGCCAATGCCTTAAATGCCCGGGATGCCCGCTTAAAGATTGAAGCCACGCCCGAAGGCTTTCGGGTAAACGGCGTTAAAAGCTTTGGAACTGGGGTGGCGATCGCGGATTTCAACCTGATCGGAGCAGCCATGGATGGCGCTGAAGATCCCGTAGCATTTGTGATTCCGGGCGATCGCAGTGGGGTCAGCTACAACCATGACTGGCACAATATGGGGCAACGGCGCACCGTCAGCGGTAGCTACACATTCAAAGATGTGCAGGTCAGCCCCGACGAGATTCTTGGGCCGCCCCCGGTACCCACCAGTGGCTTCCCGACTCTAGTCTTTTTAGTGGCTCAGTTGGGTAAGGTCTACACCTATCTGGGCATTGCCGAAGGGGCCTTAAATGCCGCTAAGGACTACACCAACCTGACGGCGCGCCCCTGGCAAAATGCTGGGGTCGATCAGGCCAGTCAAGATCCTTACATCCTGCAGCAATATGGTGAGCTGTGGGCTGACCTGCAAGCAGCAATCGCCCTAGCCGACAAAGCAGCCCTGCAGGTACAAACCGGGTGGGAGAAAAACATCGACTTAACGCTAGAAGAGCGCGGTGAAATTGCCATTCCTGTGGCGGCGGCCAAGGCGACGGCCATTAAGGTCGGCCTTAACCTCGTGAACCAAGTCTTTGACGTGATGGGCGCCCGCGCCACGGCATCCCGCTATGGGTTCGATCGCTACTGGCGTGATTTGCGCACCTTTAGCCTGCATGACCCTCGCGCTTACAAGTACAAAACCATTGGCAACTGGTTCCTGAACCAAGTCTTTCCCACCCCCAGCCAATATTCTTAA
- the shc gene encoding squalene--hopene cyclase, producing MQTKDPQQITGLDQAIAAAQNYLLSIQNPDGYWWADLESNVTITAEIILLHKIWGTDRDRPLAKAETYLRSQQRDHGGWELFYGDGGELSTSVEAYTALRVLGVPAHDPALVRAKDFILSRGGISKTRIFTKFHLALIGCYDWRGLPSLPAWIMLLEQPFPVTIYELSSWARGSTVPLLIVFDQKPVYVIDPTITLDELYAEGIENVRWELPQSGDWSDIFLWLDQGFKLAESLNFVPFRDVAIQRAEQWIIERQEATGDWGGIIPAMLNSLLALRALDYDVNDPIVRRGIQAVDNFAIETEDIYWVQACISPVWDTGLALRSLTDSGLAPDHPALVRAGEWLLSKQILDYGDWIIKNPKGKPGGWAFEFENRFYPDMDDTAVIAMALQDLTLPDEALKKAAIARAVRWIATMQCKTGGWAAFDINNDQDWLNAIPYGDLKAMIDPSTADITARVLEMHGRLSRDAALAKSYAADLTPERIVRGLNYLLQTQESDGSWFGRWGVNYIYGTSEVLSALTLIAPERCRVSIERGVAWLVSCQNSDGGWGETCRSYTDPSLKGQGPSTASQTAWALLGLLDAADYADAAANRAIQTGVDYLLTSQTENGTWNEAEFTGTGFPGHFYIRYHLYRHYFPLMALGRYRHRRALS from the coding sequence ATGCAAACCAAAGACCCGCAGCAAATAACAGGACTGGATCAGGCCATTGCCGCTGCCCAAAACTACCTACTCTCGATTCAAAACCCAGACGGGTATTGGTGGGCAGACCTGGAGTCGAATGTTACCATCACCGCCGAAATCATTCTGCTGCACAAGATTTGGGGCACCGATCGCGATCGCCCCCTCGCCAAAGCCGAAACGTACCTGCGATCGCAGCAGCGTGACCATGGTGGTTGGGAACTCTTCTACGGCGATGGGGGTGAACTGAGCACCTCGGTAGAAGCCTACACGGCCTTGCGGGTGTTGGGGGTTCCAGCTCACGATCCGGCCCTGGTTCGCGCTAAAGACTTTATTCTGAGTCGGGGCGGCATTAGCAAAACCCGCATCTTCACCAAATTCCACCTGGCCCTAATAGGCTGCTATGACTGGCGAGGGCTGCCCTCGCTGCCCGCTTGGATCATGCTGTTGGAGCAGCCCTTCCCGGTAACCATCTACGAACTCTCAAGCTGGGCCAGGGGCAGCACCGTACCGCTTTTGATCGTGTTTGACCAAAAGCCCGTGTACGTTATCGACCCCACCATCACGCTGGATGAGCTGTACGCCGAAGGCATTGAGAACGTACGCTGGGAACTGCCTCAGAGCGGTGACTGGAGTGATATCTTCCTGTGGCTCGATCAAGGGTTTAAGCTGGCCGAGTCCTTGAACTTCGTGCCCTTTCGAGACGTGGCTATTCAGCGCGCCGAACAATGGATTATTGAACGCCAGGAAGCCACAGGTGACTGGGGTGGGATTATTCCGGCCATGCTCAACTCTCTGCTGGCGCTACGCGCATTAGACTACGACGTGAACGACCCGATCGTACGGCGTGGCATTCAGGCGGTCGATAACTTTGCTATCGAAACGGAAGACATCTACTGGGTGCAAGCCTGCATTTCCCCCGTTTGGGATACGGGTCTGGCTCTGCGATCGCTGACCGATTCTGGCCTTGCCCCTGACCATCCAGCCCTGGTGCGGGCGGGGGAATGGCTGCTCAGTAAGCAAATCCTCGACTATGGCGACTGGATCATTAAAAACCCCAAAGGTAAGCCAGGTGGCTGGGCGTTTGAATTTGAGAATCGCTTTTACCCTGACATGGACGACACCGCCGTCATCGCCATGGCGCTTCAGGATCTCACCCTGCCTGACGAGGCGTTGAAAAAAGCCGCGATCGCCCGAGCCGTGCGCTGGATTGCCACCATGCAGTGCAAAACGGGTGGCTGGGCTGCCTTTGATATTAATAATGATCAAGACTGGCTCAATGCTATTCCCTACGGGGATCTCAAGGCCATGATTGACCCCAGCACTGCCGACATCACCGCCCGCGTGCTGGAGATGCACGGACGTCTGTCGCGCGATGCTGCTCTAGCAAAAAGTTATGCCGCCGATCTCACCCCTGAACGAATTGTCCGTGGCCTGAATTACTTGCTTCAAACCCAGGAATCTGATGGTAGCTGGTTTGGGCGTTGGGGGGTGAACTACATTTACGGCACCAGTGAGGTTCTCTCTGCGTTGACGCTAATTGCCCCCGAGCGCTGTCGAGTCTCTATAGAACGGGGCGTCGCCTGGCTGGTTAGCTGTCAAAATTCTGATGGTGGTTGGGGAGAGACCTGTCGTAGCTACACCGATCCAAGCCTGAAAGGGCAAGGCCCTAGCACCGCCTCTCAAACGGCTTGGGCGCTGCTGGGACTCCTGGATGCAGCTGACTACGCAGATGCCGCCGCCAACCGAGCCATTCAAACCGGCGTTGACTATTTGTTAACCAGCCAAACAGAAAACGGTACCTGGAATGAGGCCGAATTTACAGGCACTGGGTTCCCGGGTCACTTTTACATTCGCTATCACCTCTATCGCCATTATTTTCCATTGATGGCCCTAGGGCGCTACCGCCACCGCCGAGCATTGTCCTAG
- a CDS encoding glycosyltransferase — translation MASVGLGLTVLSLLIWVGMLAFWGQFWRADQQLNTQDNQAPAPWPTVAAVIPARNEADLIGVAVRSHLSQTYPGGLSVVLVDDQSTDGTAAIATQVATELGKATNLTVLPGQSLPTGWTGKLWAMEQGFRYLQQQPVSPDYVLFTDADIEHDVASVQQLVTQAEAKGLDLVSLMVQLRCQSFWERLLIPAFIFFFQMLYPFPWVNDSRKKTAAAAGGCALIRFSALTRIEGLQAIRQALIDDCALGAAVKAGGPIWLGLSTTTLSLRPYPDLPSIWNMVTRSAYTQLNYSPWLLIGTVFGMMLVYLVPPMGVLLGLMGGQLMLVLTGLGGWLLMAGAYWPTLRLYGGNPLLALALPLIALLYTLMTLDSARRHWVGKGGAWKGRVYSDIR, via the coding sequence ATGGCAAGTGTGGGGTTGGGGTTAACGGTTTTATCGCTACTGATTTGGGTGGGAATGCTGGCGTTTTGGGGGCAGTTTTGGCGCGCTGATCAGCAGCTAAATACCCAGGACAACCAAGCACCAGCCCCCTGGCCTACCGTTGCGGCAGTTATTCCAGCACGGAATGAGGCAGATCTGATTGGGGTAGCGGTGCGATCGCACCTTAGCCAGACCTATCCAGGCGGACTGTCTGTGGTGCTGGTAGATGACCAGAGTACCGACGGCACGGCAGCGATCGCGACTCAAGTCGCCACAGAATTAGGAAAAGCCACAAACCTGACCGTTCTGCCCGGCCAATCTCTGCCTACGGGCTGGACCGGCAAGCTTTGGGCAATGGAGCAGGGATTCCGCTATCTGCAACAGCAGCCGGTTTCCCCAGACTATGTTCTCTTTACGGATGCCGATATCGAGCACGATGTGGCCAGCGTGCAGCAGCTAGTGACCCAAGCGGAGGCGAAAGGGTTAGACTTGGTATCGCTGATGGTGCAGCTGCGCTGCCAAAGTTTTTGGGAGAGGCTGTTGATTCCAGCATTCATCTTTTTCTTTCAAATGCTCTACCCCTTTCCTTGGGTGAATGATTCTCGCAAGAAAACAGCGGCTGCCGCTGGGGGGTGTGCTCTAATTCGCTTCAGCGCGCTGACTCGCATCGAGGGTCTGCAGGCGATTCGCCAAGCCCTGATTGATGACTGTGCGTTGGGGGCAGCGGTCAAAGCGGGTGGCCCGATCTGGCTAGGCTTGAGCACAACGACCCTGAGCCTGCGCCCCTACCCAGATCTGCCAAGCATTTGGAACATGGTGACTCGCAGCGCCTATACCCAACTCAACTATTCTCCCTGGCTGCTGATAGGGACCGTGTTCGGGATGATGCTGGTCTATCTGGTACCGCCAATGGGGGTATTGCTGGGGCTCATGGGCGGACAACTCATGCTAGTGCTGACAGGGCTGGGGGGGTGGCTGCTGATGGCTGGAGCCTACTGGCCGACTCTACGGCTGTATGGCGGGAATCCTCTACTGGCTTTGGCACTGCCGTTGATTGCACTGCTCTACACCCTGATGACGCTGGACTCGGCTCGCCGACACTGGGTGGGCAAAGGCGGTGCCTGGAAAGGGCGAGTTTATAGCGATATTCGCTAA
- a CDS encoding sulfotransferase family 2 domain-containing protein, producing MIISHKYKYIFVKTRKTAGTSVEISLSRFCGKDDIITPVIYNDELIRSEMGIYPQNYGVPVKWSEYSLRDWKNLIRRGKKPAPKKSIYYHHITAKKIRDLIGEDIWNSYFKFCFVRNPWDRAVSRYYWNIEKTKQVVTMDESLQNNDPDANFPIYTIDGEVAVDFVGRFENLMEDTASICERLNIPFDNWLPRTKNKSRKSKKHYSEILNPEQIEYIREKCAAEIELFGYEFEQVVNK from the coding sequence ATGATCATTTCCCACAAGTACAAATATATATTCGTCAAAACACGCAAAACCGCTGGAACCAGTGTTGAAATTTCCTTGTCTAGATTCTGCGGAAAAGATGACATCATTACTCCTGTCATCTACAACGATGAGTTGATCCGATCGGAAATGGGAATTTATCCCCAGAATTATGGGGTGCCGGTGAAATGGTCAGAGTATTCTCTGAGAGATTGGAAAAATCTGATTCGCCGAGGTAAAAAGCCTGCTCCCAAAAAGTCCATCTACTATCATCACATTACGGCCAAAAAAATTCGTGACCTCATAGGGGAAGATATCTGGAATAGTTATTTCAAATTCTGCTTTGTCAGAAATCCTTGGGATCGGGCGGTTTCTCGATATTACTGGAATATTGAAAAGACTAAGCAAGTCGTTACGATGGATGAGTCTCTGCAGAATAATGACCCAGATGCAAATTTTCCTATCTATACTATCGATGGGGAAGTCGCTGTAGATTTCGTGGGCAGATTCGAGAATTTGATGGAGGATACAGCGTCTATATGTGAACGCTTAAACATTCCATTCGATAACTGGTTGCCCAGAACCAAGAACAAATCTAGAAAAAGCAAAAAGCACTACTCAGAGATATTAAACCCTGAACAAATTGAATATATTCGTGAAAAGTGCGCTGCTGAAATTGAACTGTTTGGTTATGAGTTTGAACAAGTTGTAAACAAGTAA
- a CDS encoding sulfotransferase family protein, with amino-acid sequence MNHPLSTFRHQIRLWKNHWVKQYLHYRVYQASDPYKIALRKRPYRVLWILSHMRSGSSLLTHILNANPEIIGYGETHIGYQSAQDFKQLMCKVYWQAQEYRNLGDLQKLALQEKYILDKLLHDNKLLDPSLLLSENIHIIFLVREPNRSLVSIRDLKPHWSEEETLAYYCNRLKTLVTYAHKMGDHKKALLIRHDQLIENSPLVFESLQKFLETDTGFSEKYQILKMTGSKHVGDHRGKIMAGQIIRTQRELKQTISQPAIDEAQSVYQDCCKQLSQLSSVLDIDCSSAKVNSL; translated from the coding sequence ATGAATCATCCGTTAAGCACCTTTCGTCATCAAATTCGCCTCTGGAAGAACCATTGGGTTAAGCAGTACTTGCACTACCGCGTGTACCAAGCCTCAGACCCCTATAAAATTGCTCTTCGTAAGCGACCTTACCGAGTATTGTGGATATTGAGCCATATGCGCTCAGGGTCGTCTTTGCTAACGCATATTCTCAATGCCAATCCTGAAATTATCGGCTACGGTGAAACTCATATTGGTTATCAGTCTGCCCAAGACTTTAAGCAGCTAATGTGTAAAGTTTACTGGCAAGCACAAGAATATCGAAACTTGGGAGATTTACAGAAACTTGCTCTCCAAGAAAAATATATCTTAGACAAACTTTTGCACGATAATAAGCTGCTCGATCCTAGCTTATTGCTATCCGAAAATATACATATTATTTTCTTGGTTAGAGAACCCAATAGAAGTCTCGTCAGTATTCGTGACCTCAAGCCTCACTGGTCGGAGGAAGAGACCTTGGCTTACTACTGTAATCGCTTAAAGACTCTGGTAACCTACGCCCATAAAATGGGTGATCATAAAAAGGCCTTACTCATTCGACATGATCAGTTGATTGAAAACAGTCCTTTGGTTTTTGAGTCTCTCCAGAAATTCTTGGAGACTGATACAGGGTTTTCTGAAAAGTATCAAATCCTAAAAATGACAGGCTCTAAGCATGTTGGAGATCATCGCGGTAAAATTATGGCTGGTCAGATTATAAGAACCCAGCGAGAACTTAAACAGACGATTTCGCAGCCTGCGATTGATGAAGCCCAGTCAGTATATCAAGACTGTTGCAAGCAACTATCCCAACTTTCATCTGTTTTAGATATCGATTGCAGTAGCGCCAAGGTGAATAGCCTATGA
- a CDS encoding 2-carboxy-1,4-naphthoquinone phytyltransferase encodes MTTQSVEVASRKLWLAALKPPMYSVAIMPIVVGSAVAFAETQIFRFGIFLTFMASAVLILAWENLSNDVFDSETGIDVNKAHSLVNLTRNKRLIFVIGNSCLGLGIAGILAIALWQQDPTVLFLILLCCLLGYAYQGPPFRLGYQGLGEILCFFSFGPLGVGAAYYSQVQGWSVGSQVAGVVIGVTTSLVLFCSHFHQLEDDLAAGKRSPIVRLGTKRAAQLVPWCCGGVFLLVVGCLWAGYFPRWALLSFASGLSAIRLSRHVLTYHAQPDKVSGAKFYAIGFHFWSGVLLSLGLVLPLGG; translated from the coding sequence ATGACCACCCAATCTGTTGAGGTTGCGAGCCGAAAACTCTGGTTAGCGGCACTTAAACCCCCTATGTATAGTGTGGCAATTATGCCCATTGTGGTGGGGAGTGCTGTTGCCTTTGCGGAAACTCAGATTTTCAGGTTCGGTATTTTTCTGACCTTTATGGCTTCTGCTGTTCTGATTTTGGCGTGGGAAAACCTCAGCAATGACGTCTTTGACTCTGAGACAGGCATTGATGTCAATAAGGCCCACTCCCTGGTCAATCTTACCCGTAACAAGCGGCTAATTTTCGTCATTGGAAATAGTTGCCTGGGGTTGGGGATTGCCGGAATTCTCGCGATCGCGCTTTGGCAGCAAGATCCCACCGTACTCTTTTTGATTCTGCTGTGTTGCCTGCTCGGCTATGCCTACCAGGGGCCGCCCTTTCGTCTGGGCTACCAGGGCCTGGGCGAAATTCTGTGCTTCTTTAGCTTTGGGCCGTTAGGGGTTGGGGCCGCCTATTACAGCCAGGTACAGGGATGGTCTGTGGGCAGTCAGGTGGCCGGAGTTGTGATTGGCGTGACGACTTCTCTAGTGTTGTTTTGCTCTCACTTTCATCAGCTGGAGGATGACCTGGCCGCCGGGAAGCGATCGCCCATCGTGCGGTTGGGGACAAAGCGTGCCGCCCAGCTCGTGCCCTGGTGTTGTGGTGGGGTGTTTCTGCTGGTTGTGGGTTGTCTCTGGGCCGGATACTTTCCCCGATGGGCGCTGTTATCTTTCGCCAGCGGGCTATCGGCCATACGGCTCTCACGCCATGTGCTGACGTACCATGCCCAGCCCGATAAAGTTAGCGGTGCTAAGTTTTACGCCATTGGGTTTCACTTTTGGAGCGGAGTACTGCTGAGCTTGGGTCTGGTGCTACCGTTGGGGGGCTAA
- a CDS encoding o-succinylbenzoate synthase, producing MLQLAVRPYRRPFRTPLQTHHGLWGQREGLIMRLQDDKGQVGFGEIAPIPWFGTETLAMAKDLCAQWSDTVVPEQIAAIPAELPACQFGFAQALRSLHGRRLPDPKYSPAQICALLPAGAAALEVWSTLWQRGHRTFKWKIGVAPFHQERALFQALVAALPPGTHLRLDANGGLTPEVGQQWLMVCDAAPDRVEFLEQPLPPDVIVDWVSAIAGTFQTAIALDESVATISQLQSVYQRLQNRVVYVVKPAIAGFSEQLYTLCTQHHLEIVVSSALETPVGRRAALMLAQRLWAAGVPQRPLGFGVGHWFQDNWDTLSEEALWSQL from the coding sequence ATGCTGCAGCTAGCAGTGCGCCCCTATCGCCGACCATTTCGGACGCCCCTACAAACCCATCACGGCCTTTGGGGACAGCGGGAAGGTTTGATTATGCGCCTGCAAGATGACAAGGGGCAGGTCGGGTTTGGTGAAATTGCGCCTATTCCCTGGTTTGGCACCGAAACTTTAGCGATGGCAAAAGACCTATGTGCCCAGTGGTCCGATACGGTTGTGCCCGAGCAGATTGCGGCCATTCCTGCGGAGTTGCCTGCCTGTCAGTTTGGATTTGCCCAGGCCCTGCGATCGCTGCACGGCAGACGCCTCCCTGATCCCAAATACTCACCGGCGCAAATATGTGCCTTGCTGCCTGCAGGAGCAGCGGCTTTAGAGGTGTGGTCAACGCTATGGCAGCGGGGGCATCGTACCTTTAAATGGAAGATCGGCGTCGCCCCATTTCATCAGGAACGGGCACTGTTTCAAGCTTTGGTGGCAGCTCTGCCCCCGGGCACCCACCTGCGGCTGGATGCCAATGGAGGACTCACCCCCGAAGTTGGGCAACAGTGGCTCATGGTTTGCGATGCGGCCCCTGATAGGGTCGAGTTTCTGGAGCAGCCTTTACCCCCTGATGTCATCGTGGATTGGGTGTCGGCCATCGCAGGCACCTTTCAAACCGCGATCGCGCTGGATGAATCTGTGGCGACAATTAGCCAGCTCCAATCCGTGTATCAACGCCTACAAAATCGGGTGGTGTATGTCGTAAAACCTGCGATCGCCGGGTTTTCTGAACAGCTTTATACCCTCTGCACCCAGCATCACCTGGAGATTGTTGTCTCCTCTGCCTTAGAAACGCCTGTGGGGCGTCGGGCGGCCCTGATGTTGGCTCAGCGCCTATGGGCAGCAGGCGTTCCTCAACGTCCCCTGGGCTTCGGGGTGGGACACTGGTTTCAGGATAATTGGGACACCCTGAGTGAGGAGGCTCTGTGGTCGCAGCTGTAA
- a CDS encoding AMP-binding protein, with product MVAAVTLSAILQQRWEQTWLVGIGAERFWPQLRQFQAQLQTQQPQSVVLAEPDPVRFLAAFLAACQQPCQVWLANPHWGLEEWQQVVTQCHPDWVIGRVPPTVAARWRNRPVETPARAGYVGSLPSPPTGNSRSSAPPSEPSILIPTGGSSGALRFAAHTWTTLTASVQGFQQHFHCPTVNAYCVLPLFHVSGLMQALRCLLSGGVLICQPFQALLQEGMIAPVPDPAFLSLVPTQLQRLLKCDRDFTPWLQSFTAILLGGAPPWPSLLHTARQLLLPLAPTYGMTETASQVATLHPHEFLVGNRSSGRTLPHASITIRDTAGQPLPPGQTGLIAIEAASLAQAYSQTPVSVPLQTGDLGYLDAAGYLYVLGRQTTLILTGGEKVLPEEVEAAILATGMVQDAAVVGIPDDDWGETVVAVVVSEAPVEGGDRLRQTLKPRLSPYKIPKRWLQRPSLPRNAQGKLNRADLRQWVIQQLQCPPVTTGSALTSGDSAAE from the coding sequence GTGGTCGCAGCTGTAACACTTTCAGCCATTTTGCAGCAGCGATGGGAACAGACCTGGCTGGTGGGCATCGGGGCGGAGCGCTTCTGGCCTCAACTGCGGCAGTTCCAAGCCCAGTTGCAAACCCAGCAGCCGCAATCCGTAGTCCTTGCGGAGCCTGATCCAGTCCGGTTTTTGGCGGCGTTTTTGGCGGCGTGTCAGCAGCCCTGTCAGGTGTGGCTGGCAAATCCGCATTGGGGGTTGGAGGAATGGCAGCAGGTCGTCACCCAGTGTCATCCCGATTGGGTGATCGGGAGGGTGCCGCCTACGGTGGCGGCAAGATGGCGCAATCGCCCTGTTGAAACACCCGCCAGGGCTGGATATGTCGGGTCTCTGCCCAGTCCGCCAACTGGCAACTCGCGCTCATCGGCACCCCCGTCTGAACCCTCAATCTTGATTCCCACCGGCGGTTCTTCTGGTGCCCTCCGCTTTGCCGCCCATACTTGGACCACGCTGACAGCCTCAGTGCAGGGATTTCAGCAACATTTTCACTGCCCTACAGTGAATGCTTACTGTGTTTTACCGCTGTTCCACGTGAGTGGGCTCATGCAAGCGCTGCGATGCCTGTTATCGGGAGGGGTGCTGATCTGTCAGCCCTTTCAAGCACTGCTCCAGGAGGGGATGATCGCCCCGGTGCCCGATCCAGCATTTCTATCGTTGGTCCCGACCCAGCTACAGCGGTTGCTAAAGTGCGATCGCGACTTCACCCCTTGGCTCCAATCCTTCACAGCCATCCTATTAGGCGGTGCCCCGCCGTGGCCCAGCCTGTTACACACCGCTCGCCAGCTGCTGCTGCCCCTGGCCCCCACCTACGGCATGACAGAAACCGCCTCTCAGGTTGCCACCCTGCATCCCCATGAATTTCTGGTGGGCAACAGGAGCAGCGGTCGGACCCTGCCCCACGCCTCTATCACCATCCGCGATACGGCTGGGCAGCCTCTCCCGCCAGGCCAGACCGGCTTGATTGCCATAGAGGCCGCATCCCTGGCCCAGGCATACAGCCAGACGCCTGTTTCCGTACCCTTGCAAACGGGGGATTTGGGCTACTTGGACGCTGCTGGGTATTTGTATGTGTTGGGACGACAAACAACGCTGATACTAACGGGGGGAGAAAAAGTACTGCCAGAAGAGGTCGAGGCCGCTATCTTGGCCACGGGCATGGTACAGGATGCAGCTGTTGTGGGGATTCCAGATGATGATTGGGGAGAAACTGTAGTAGCCGTGGTGGTATCAGAGGCGCCTGTTGAAGGGGGCGATCGCCTGCGCCAGACCCTTAAACCCCGACTGAGCCCTTACAAAATTCCAAAGCGCTGGCTGCAGCGCCCCTCGCTGCCCCGCAATGCCCAAGGCAAACTTAATCGAGCTGACCTGCGCCAGTGGGTGATTCAGCAGCTTCAGTGCCCACCTGTAACCACTGGGTCAGCTCTGACGTCAGGGGACAGCGCTGCCGAGTAG
- a CDS encoding acyl-CoA thioesterase produces the protein MMFQYCRTIRFQDTDAAGVVYFAQILSVCHEAYEASLQQTGIDLQAFFSRGAIAVPITHAEADFHRPLMCGDVITIRLTPQSTSPHSFNIQYEICRGERQVASAATHHVCIDTATRQRCPLTSELTQWLQVGTEAAESPTGAGQLD, from the coding sequence CTGATGTTTCAATATTGTCGAACTATCCGATTTCAAGATACCGATGCCGCAGGGGTCGTGTATTTTGCGCAAATTCTGAGCGTTTGCCACGAAGCCTACGAAGCGTCTTTGCAGCAGACAGGGATAGACTTACAAGCCTTCTTTAGCCGGGGGGCGATCGCGGTGCCCATTACCCATGCAGAGGCAGACTTCCATCGTCCCCTCATGTGTGGAGACGTCATTACGATTCGGCTCACGCCCCAGTCTACGTCGCCCCACAGCTTTAACATTCAATACGAAATCTGTCGTGGGGAACGGCAGGTGGCGAGTGCTGCAACCCACCATGTCTGTATTGACACCGCTACTCGGCAGCGCTGTCCCCTGACGTCAGAGCTGACCCAGTGGTTACAGGTGGGCACTGAAGCTGCTGAATCACCCACTGGCGCAGGTCAGCTCGATTAA
- a CDS encoding NUDIX domain-containing protein: MSEAKALFQTHWVSLKATERGFHYLERKGRDSVAVFLMRTCRADAQGYEVLIRQQPLCIDNSEANGSLKLFPCPITGGIDGDETPEAAAVREVNEEAGYTVQVTSLGRYIVGTQTNEICYLFYADVTGQVPGIAEQDGSYFESISRNEWHPFDYLATCEYAACQIRYYRLRHIALFS, from the coding sequence ATGAGCGAAGCTAAAGCACTGTTTCAAACCCACTGGGTGAGCCTCAAAGCAACTGAACGGGGGTTCCACTACCTAGAACGTAAAGGGCGGGACTCGGTCGCGGTGTTCTTGATGCGCACCTGTAGGGCTGACGCTCAGGGCTATGAGGTGTTGATTCGGCAGCAACCTTTGTGTATCGATAACTCGGAAGCAAACGGCAGTCTGAAGCTGTTTCCTTGCCCTATCACTGGTGGCATTGATGGCGATGAAACTCCAGAAGCGGCGGCTGTGCGGGAGGTCAATGAAGAGGCAGGGTACACCGTACAAGTGACTTCGCTGGGGCGATATATTGTAGGCACCCAAACGAATGAAATCTGCTACTTGTTTTATGCGGATGTGACCGGACAAGTGCCCGGAATCGCAGAACAGGATGGCAGCTATTTTGAATCTATTAGCCGCAATGAATGGCATCCGTTTGACTATTTAGCAACCTGTGAATATGCGGCCTGTCAAATTAGGTATTACCGATTGCGGCATATAGCCTTGTTCAGTTGA